From Tripterygium wilfordii isolate XIE 37 chromosome 13, ASM1340144v1, whole genome shotgun sequence, the proteins below share one genomic window:
- the LOC120013431 gene encoding protein CNGC15b-like, whose amino-acid sequence MMTSGISKSVRSQEDLEVAKCMPTKPANVWKFANKFIGAPILEKIERFLIGKIVHRKVLSRVFSEDYEKVDKTVLDPRGHIIRRWNRIFLVACLVSLFVDPLFFFLPSAKEDMCLEVSIRFRIVLTIIRSLVDLFYFIQIFVRFRTAYVASSSRVFGRGELVVDPSKIASRYIQREFWLDMVAAQPLPQVLVWAVIPSLLDSCIQARNVLRLSALLQYLIRLYLIFPLSSKIVKDTGVVMETAWAGAAYNLMLYMLASHVVGSCWYLFAVERQEGCWRKVCTHQDIGCRSWSTACHVVGDSSRAAWLKLSNISSLCVPTSDFYQFGIYADALTFNITGTSFLNKYFYSLWWGLRSLSSLGQNLLTSTYVGEICFSIFIAILGLVFFALLIGNMQTYLQSTTRRLEEWRIKRTDTEQWMHHRQLPRELRLSVRKYDQYRWTATHGVDEESILKCLPMDLRRDIKRHLCLDLIRKVPLFDSLDDQMLDVICERLKTCLCTRSTCLVREGDPVNEMFFIVRGHLDSCTTDGGRAGFFNSCRIVPGDFCGEELLTWALDPHPSVVLPSSTRTVKAITEVEAFALIAEDLKFVASQFRRLHSKKLRHTFRFHSHQWRAWAACFIQASWFRYKRRKEAAELKKMESIASMPEPTKEQKTVASLSTTRSSLATYAAILAASTRRGGSIRCGADYEILGALQKPSEPDFTAEHS is encoded by the exons ATGATGACTTCTGGTATATCAAAATCTGTAAG ATCTCAAGAAGATCTTGAAGTGGCAAAATGCATGCCTACAAAACCAGCTAACGTGTGGAAATTCGCCAATAAATTCATTGGTGCACCAATACTTGAGAAGATTGAGAGATTTCTGATTGGTAAGATTGTGCATCGAAAGGTGCTTAGCCGAGTCTTCTCCGAGGATTATGAAAAAGTTGATAAGACGGTTTTGGATCCTCGAGGACATATCATACGCAGATGGAATAGAATCTTTTTGGTAGCATGCTTAGTCTCTCTTTTCGTGGAccctttgttcttttttctgcCAAGTGCTAAAGAGGACATGTGCCTTGAAGTATCTATACGATTCAGAATCGTCCTCACCATCATCCGGTCATTAGTAGATTTATTTTACTTCATTCAGATCTTTGTTCGATTTCGAACAGCTTATGTTGCCTCTTCGTCTCGTGTATTCGGAAGAGGAGAGCTAGTTGTGGACCCATCAAAGATTGCTTCCCGGTATATTCAAAGAGAGTTTTGGCTAGACATGGTGGCTGCACAACCCCTTCCACAG GTGTTGGTTTGGGCAGTTATCCCATCTTTACTGGATTCTTGTATCCAAGCAAGAAATGTCCTTCGGTTGTCAGCCTTGCTTCAGTATCTCATAAGGCTGTATCTTATTTTTCCGCTTTCATCTAAAATCGTCAAGGATACTGGGGTTGTGATGGAAACAGCGTGGGCTGGAGCAGCGTATAATCTGATGCTTTATATGTTGGCAAGCCAT gTTGTGGGATCCTGTTGGTACCTCTTTGCAGTTGAACGGCAGGAGGGGTGCTGGAGAAAAGTTTGTACACATCAAGACATAGGTTGCAGATCTTGGTCTACGGCATGTCATGTTGTTGGAGATTCTAGTAGAGCTGCCTGGTTGAAATTAAGCAATATCTCTAGTCTATGCGTACCCACCAGCGATTTCTATCAGTTTGGCATTTATGCTGATGCTTTGACATTCAACATAACAGGAACAAGTTTCCTTAACAAGTACTTTTACTCTCTTTGGTGGGGCTTGAGGAGTCTGAG CTCTCTCGGGCAGAACCTATTAACGAGCACTTATGTTGGAGAAATCTGTTTTTCCATCTTCATTGCAATTCTTGGATTGGTGTTCTTTGCCCTGCTTATTGGGAATATGCAA ACCTACCTCCAATCCACCACTAGGCGGCTTGAAGAGTGGAGGATCAAGAGGACAGATACAGAACAATGGATGCACCACAGGCAGCTGCCTCGTGAATTGAGGCTGAGTGTACGGAAGTATGATCAATACAGATGGACTGCAACTCACGGAGTAGATGAGGAGTCCATTCTGAAGTGTCTGCCAATGGATCTTAGACGTGACATCAAACGTCACCTCTGCCTCGATCTAATTCGTAAG GTACCCTTATTTGATTCATTGGATGATCAGATGCTAGATGTGATATGTGAAAGGCTAAAAACCTGTCTGTGTACGCGAAGCACCTGCCTAGTTCGCGAGGGTGATCCTGTCAACGAGATGTTTTTCATTGTCCGAGGGCATTTAGACTCTTGCACCACCGATGGTGGGCGAGCAGGATTCTTCAATTCATGTCGGATTGTTCCTGGAGACTTCTGTGGAGAGGAATTGTTGACCTGGGCCCTGGACCCTCATCCAAGTGTAGTCCTACCCTCGTCCACACGCACAGTTAAAGCCATTACTGAAGTTGAAGCCTTTGCTCTTATTGCTGAGGACTTGAAGTTTGTAGCATCACAGTTTCGCAGGCTACATAGCAAAAAACTCAGGCATACGTTCCGGTTTCACTCCCACCAGTGGAGGGCTTGGGCAGCATGCTTCATACAAGCATCTTGGTTTCGGTACAAGAGACGAAAAGAGGCAGCTGAGCTCAAGAAAATGGAGAGCATAGCCTCAATGCCTGAACCAACCAAGGAACAAAAAACTGTTGCCTCCTTGAGCACAACGCGGTCGAGCCTAGCCACGTATGCAGCAATACTAGCAGCAAGCAC